A genomic window from Shewanella vesiculosa includes:
- the thiL gene encoding thiamine-phosphate kinase: protein MKEFQLIEHYFRNKGQKRRDVELSIGDDCALVNPADNKSIAISCDTLVEGVHFLADIPAHALGYKSLAVNLSDLAAMGAEPAWFTLALTLPSVDQPWLASFSEGLFEIAEYYGIALIGGDTTRGPRSISITINGQVIKGTALTRAGAKNGDWIYVTGTLGDSALGLDILRGAQSVNTEDKEYLINRHYYPTPRVLAGQALRTLATSAIDLSDGLISDIGHVLTASKVGATIDVNKIPLSKSIKANLSREDALSYALTGGEDYELLFTVPESQRGAINTALIHAGVKFVKIGQICAGDKLKLVDDGQEFNLISRGFVHF, encoded by the coding sequence GTGAAAGAATTCCAACTCATTGAACATTACTTCCGCAATAAAGGCCAAAAAAGGCGCGATGTTGAATTAAGCATCGGCGATGACTGTGCGTTAGTGAATCCTGCAGACAATAAATCCATTGCGATTTCTTGTGATACTCTCGTTGAGGGAGTTCATTTTTTAGCCGACATCCCCGCCCATGCTTTAGGGTACAAATCGTTAGCGGTTAATCTTTCTGATCTTGCTGCTATGGGGGCGGAACCTGCTTGGTTTACCTTAGCTCTCACACTACCTAGCGTTGATCAACCCTGGTTAGCCAGCTTTAGTGAAGGCTTATTTGAGATTGCCGAATACTACGGTATAGCCTTAATCGGCGGCGATACCACTCGGGGACCGCGCAGTATCAGTATCACCATTAATGGCCAAGTGATAAAAGGCACTGCCTTGACTCGTGCTGGTGCCAAAAATGGCGATTGGATATACGTCACTGGTACTTTAGGTGACTCAGCCTTGGGTCTTGATATTCTCAGAGGTGCCCAAAGCGTCAATACTGAAGATAAAGAATACCTGATTAATCGACATTATTACCCCACACCTCGAGTCTTGGCTGGTCAAGCACTGCGAACGCTTGCAACAAGTGCAATTGATTTATCTGATGGCTTAATATCCGATATTGGTCATGTGTTAACGGCATCGAAAGTGGGAGCGACAATCGATGTAAATAAAATTCCGTTATCAAAATCAATCAAAGCCAACCTCAGCCGCGAAGATGCTTTAAGTTATGCATTAACTGGCGGGGAAGATTATGAGCTGTTATTTACTGTACCTGAGTCACAGCGCGGTGCAATCAATACAGCTTTGATCCATGCTGGGGTGAAATTCGTTAAAATTGGTCAAATCTGCGCCGGTGACAAATTAAAATTAGTCGATGATGGCCAGGAATTTAACCTCATTTCACGTGGCTTTGTACATTTCTAA
- the nusB gene encoding transcription antitermination factor NusB gives MKPSERRKARRLAVQAIYSWQLSKNKVADVEHEFLTEQNTDGVDVAYFRELLTGVASKTSQIDELLKPHLDRNFEEVSPVEKAIVRLATYELTFRKDVPFKVAINEGIELAKAFGAEDSHKFVNGLLDKLVKHK, from the coding sequence ATGAAACCTTCAGAGCGCCGTAAGGCCCGCCGTTTAGCCGTTCAAGCCATTTATTCATGGCAGTTAAGTAAAAACAAAGTTGCTGACGTAGAACATGAGTTTTTAACTGAACAGAACACTGACGGTGTTGATGTCGCTTATTTTCGTGAGTTGTTAACTGGTGTAGCATCAAAAACATCGCAAATTGATGAGCTATTAAAGCCGCATCTTGATCGTAATTTTGAAGAAGTGTCACCAGTAGAAAAAGCCATTGTGCGTCTGGCAACTTACGAGTTGACCTTCCGTAAAGATGTGCCGTTTAAAGTGGCGATTAACGAAGGTATCGAGCTAGCGAAAGCGTTTGGTGCTGAAGATAGTCACAAATTTGTTAACGGCTTGCTTGATAAGTTAGTGAAGCATAAGTAA
- the ribE gene encoding 6,7-dimethyl-8-ribityllumazine synthase, producing the protein MNVVQGNIEAKNAKVAIVISRFNSFLVESLLDGAIDTLKRFGQVSDDNITVVRVPGAVELPLAAKRVAASGKFDGIIALGAVIRGGTPHFEFVAGECNKGLAQVALEYDLPVSFGVLTTDTIEQAIERSGTKAGNKGGEAALSLLEMVNVLQQLEQQL; encoded by the coding sequence ATGAACGTAGTTCAAGGTAATATCGAAGCGAAAAATGCCAAAGTGGCGATCGTGATCTCGCGATTCAATAGCTTTTTAGTTGAAAGTCTGCTTGATGGTGCAATAGACACATTAAAGCGTTTTGGCCAGGTTAGTGACGACAACATTACTGTTGTTCGCGTCCCTGGTGCAGTTGAATTACCCCTTGCCGCAAAGCGTGTTGCAGCAAGTGGCAAGTTTGACGGTATCATTGCATTAGGTGCTGTCATTCGTGGCGGAACACCTCATTTTGAATTTGTTGCTGGTGAATGTAATAAAGGTCTTGCACAAGTTGCATTAGAGTATGATCTTCCTGTTTCATTTGGTGTATTAACCACAGATACCATTGAGCAAGCTATTGAGCGCTCAGGTACTAAAGCAGGCAATAAAGGTGGCGAAGCAGCCCTTAGTTTGCTTGAAATGGTTAATGTACTGCAACAACTAGAACAACAGCTGTAA
- a CDS encoding riboflavin synthase has product MFTGIIEALGTLRKIDRKGDDIRLTVASGKLDLTDVKLGDSIATNGVCLTVVERLGDGYIADISAETVALTGFSHYQVGQKVNLEKAVTPTTRLGGHMVSGHVDGIAKVEQCAYRGKALEFWLSTPAQLSRYIAHKGSITIDGVSLTVNEVDGHRFRLTIVPHTAGETTLVHLKVGDSVNIEVDLIARYLERLMQPEAHHAQPSSGVTMELLAKSGFLR; this is encoded by the coding sequence ATGTTTACTGGGATAATCGAAGCCCTTGGCACATTACGTAAAATTGATCGAAAAGGTGACGATATTCGCTTAACGGTTGCTAGCGGTAAGCTAGATTTAACCGATGTAAAGCTAGGTGACAGCATTGCGACTAATGGTGTGTGTTTAACGGTTGTTGAACGTTTAGGTGATGGTTATATTGCTGATATATCAGCTGAAACTGTCGCGTTAACCGGTTTTAGTCATTATCAAGTCGGCCAAAAGGTTAATCTTGAAAAAGCGGTTACGCCAACCACAAGGTTGGGTGGGCACATGGTCAGCGGCCACGTGGATGGCATCGCAAAAGTAGAGCAGTGTGCTTATCGAGGTAAAGCGCTTGAGTTTTGGTTATCAACACCAGCGCAATTAAGTCGTTACATCGCTCACAAAGGTTCGATTACCATTGACGGTGTTAGTTTAACCGTCAATGAAGTTGATGGTCATCGCTTCAGATTAACCATAGTGCCTCATACTGCGGGCGAGACTACGCTGGTGCATTTGAAAGTCGGTGATAGCGTTAACATTGAAGTGGATTTAATTGCCCGTTATTTAGAACGATTAATGCAACCAGAAGCTCACCATGCACAGCCTTCATCGGGCGTGACCATGGAATTACTCGCTAAATCAGGTTTTTTGCGTTAG
- the ribD gene encoding bifunctional diaminohydroxyphosphoribosylaminopyrimidine deaminase/5-amino-6-(5-phosphoribosylamino)uracil reductase RibD has protein sequence MANFSTFDTQMMSRAIALAEKGRYTTRPNPCVGCVIVANGQIIGEGYHQRAGQGHAEVNALKMVRDNGFSAQDATAYVTLEPCSHYGRTPPCALGLINAKVARVVIAVNDANPQVAGRGISMLRDAGIQVDIGLLTEQAYALNLGFMKRMKTGLPWVTVKIAASLDGKTALSNGVSKWITGDAARADVQKYRARHCALITGVETILVDDPSLNVRYEALGELTTCHTQEDIFQPLRVVLDSQARLTSAQQLFSIQSPILLVSGCAYSDKVKIDFPQHVDFLQLECDSSGRIPLLALLTYLGQHSNSVLVEAGATLAGAFVAQGLADEVVLYQAAKLLGSHGRNMLQLPDYSAMDQTPSLQLIDERSIGQDKRYILRYNQSY, from the coding sequence ATGGCTAACTTTTCTACCTTCGACACTCAAATGATGAGCCGTGCGATAGCACTCGCCGAGAAAGGTCGTTATACCACTCGGCCAAATCCTTGTGTCGGTTGCGTCATTGTCGCCAATGGCCAGATTATCGGTGAAGGTTATCACCAGCGTGCAGGCCAGGGCCACGCCGAAGTCAATGCGCTTAAAATGGTTCGCGATAATGGCTTTTCGGCACAAGATGCTACCGCGTATGTCACTCTTGAGCCGTGTAGCCATTACGGCCGCACACCACCTTGTGCTTTAGGCTTAATTAATGCCAAGGTCGCTCGAGTTGTTATTGCTGTTAACGATGCCAATCCACAGGTTGCTGGCCGCGGTATCAGCATGTTACGTGATGCAGGTATTCAAGTTGATATCGGATTACTGACAGAGCAAGCTTATGCGCTAAATTTGGGTTTCATGAAGCGGATGAAAACTGGCTTGCCTTGGGTGACAGTGAAAATAGCCGCCAGTTTAGACGGTAAAACAGCCCTGTCGAATGGAGTGTCAAAGTGGATTACCGGTGACGCTGCCAGGGCTGATGTGCAAAAGTACCGAGCTAGGCATTGCGCATTAATCACTGGGGTTGAAACTATTCTTGTTGATGACCCTAGCTTAAATGTCCGTTATGAAGCGCTCGGTGAATTAACCACTTGTCATACGCAAGAAGACATATTCCAGCCTTTAAGGGTGGTGCTTGATAGCCAAGCTAGATTAACGTCAGCCCAGCAGTTATTTTCGATTCAAAGTCCTATTTTACTGGTTTCAGGCTGTGCTTATTCTGACAAGGTCAAAATTGACTTTCCACAGCACGTTGATTTTCTGCAATTAGAGTGTGACTCGTCAGGTAGAATCCCTTTGTTAGCTTTGCTAACGTATTTAGGTCAGCATAGCAATAGCGTATTAGTTGAAGCTGGGGCAACGTTAGCCGGCGCATTTGTTGCCCAAGGTCTCGCTGATGAAGTAGTGCTTTATCAGGCAGCTAAACTTTTAGGCAGCCATGGACGTAATATGTTGCAGCTACCCGATTACAGTGCGATGGATCAAACACCGTCGTTGCAATTAATCGATGAGCGTAGCATTGGACAAGATAAGCGATATATCCTTAGATATAATCAATCGTATTAA
- the nrdR gene encoding transcriptional regulator NrdR, producing MHCPFCSATDTKVIDSRLVADGHQVRRRRECTECHERFTTFEGAELVMPRVIKRDGTRQPFDEEKLRGGMLRAVEKRPVSIDEIEQALTKIKSTLRATGEREVNSEMIGNLMMEQLMNLDKVAYIRFASVYRAFEDVSQFGEAIAKLQK from the coding sequence ATGCATTGCCCTTTTTGTAGCGCGACCGATACCAAAGTTATAGATTCTCGATTAGTGGCTGATGGTCACCAAGTTCGTCGCCGCCGGGAATGTACCGAATGCCATGAGCGTTTCACTACCTTTGAGGGTGCAGAATTAGTGATGCCCAGAGTGATTAAACGTGACGGTACTCGGCAACCCTTTGATGAAGAAAAGCTGCGTGGCGGCATGCTGCGTGCCGTTGAAAAACGTCCTGTTTCAATCGATGAAATTGAACAAGCATTGACTAAAATCAAATCAACGCTGCGCGCAACGGGCGAACGCGAAGTTAATTCTGAAATGATTGGTAATCTTATGATGGAACAGTTGATGAACCTTGATAAAGTGGCTTATATCCGCTTTGCATCAGTTTATCGAGCATTTGAAGATGTATCACAATTTGGTGAGGCCATTGCCAAATTACAAAAGTAA
- the ettA gene encoding energy-dependent translational throttle protein EttA yields the protein MAQFVYSMLRVGKIVPPKKQILKDISLSFFPGAKIGVLGLNGSGKSTLLRIMAGIDTEIEGEARPMPGLKIGYLPQEPRLNEQQTVREAVEEALSEAKNALTRLDEVYAAYAEPDADFDALAKEQGQLEAIIQSQDAHNIDHILERAANALRLPDWDEKIAVLSGGERRRVAICRLLLEKPEMLLLDEPTNHLDAESVAWLEHFLQEYTGTVVAITHDRYFLDNAAGWILELDRGEGIPWQGNYSSWLEQKDARLQQESSTESARQKTIAKELEWVRQGAKGRQSKGKARMARFEELNTNDYQKRNETNELFIPPGPRLGDKVIEVTNLTKSYGDRVLIDDLTFTVPKGAIVGIIGANGAGKSTLFKMISGDEQPDSGDISVGESVQIASVDQFRDSMNDKNTVWQEISGGHDIMRINNTEISSRAYVGRFNFRGGDQQKIIGTLSGGERNRVHLAKLLQAGGNVLLLDEPTNDLDIETLRALEEALLEFPGCAMVISHDRWFLDRIATHILDYRDEGKVNFYEGNYTEYSTWLKNTLGTDVVEPHRLKYKRLNK from the coding sequence ATGGCTCAGTTTGTATACAGCATGCTTCGTGTGGGTAAAATTGTCCCGCCTAAAAAGCAGATTTTAAAAGATATTTCATTAAGTTTCTTTCCTGGCGCCAAAATTGGTGTGCTCGGCTTAAACGGTTCAGGTAAATCGACATTACTGCGTATTATGGCCGGCATCGACACTGAAATCGAAGGTGAAGCACGCCCAATGCCTGGATTGAAAATTGGTTATTTACCCCAGGAACCTCGCTTAAATGAGCAACAAACGGTTCGCGAAGCCGTTGAAGAAGCCTTAAGTGAAGCTAAAAATGCCCTAACCCGTTTAGATGAGGTTTATGCGGCTTATGCTGAGCCCGATGCTGATTTTGATGCGCTCGCTAAAGAGCAAGGTCAACTAGAAGCTATTATCCAATCTCAAGATGCTCACAATATTGATCATATTCTGGAACGTGCAGCAAATGCGTTACGCCTCCCCGATTGGGATGAAAAAATAGCTGTACTTTCTGGTGGTGAACGCCGACGTGTCGCAATTTGTCGCTTGTTACTTGAAAAGCCTGAAATGCTATTACTTGACGAACCGACCAACCACTTAGATGCTGAGTCAGTGGCTTGGCTAGAGCATTTTTTACAAGAATATACTGGTACAGTCGTGGCGATTACCCATGACCGTTATTTCTTAGATAATGCTGCAGGCTGGATTTTAGAACTCGATCGCGGTGAAGGTATTCCATGGCAAGGCAACTACTCATCTTGGCTTGAGCAAAAAGACGCCCGTTTACAGCAAGAGTCTTCTACCGAAAGCGCTCGTCAAAAAACCATTGCTAAAGAACTAGAATGGGTAAGACAAGGTGCCAAAGGTCGTCAGTCTAAGGGCAAAGCCCGTATGGCTCGTTTTGAAGAACTCAACACTAACGATTATCAAAAACGTAACGAAACTAATGAGTTGTTCATTCCGCCAGGGCCACGCCTTGGTGATAAAGTGATCGAAGTGACTAATTTAACCAAGTCATATGGTGACCGCGTACTGATTGACGACCTAACCTTCACAGTCCCAAAAGGGGCAATTGTCGGTATTATTGGTGCTAACGGTGCTGGTAAATCAACCTTGTTCAAAATGATCTCAGGTGATGAGCAACCGGACAGTGGCGATATTTCTGTCGGTGAGTCGGTTCAAATCGCCTCGGTAGATCAGTTCCGCGATTCAATGAATGATAAAAATACTGTCTGGCAAGAGATATCTGGCGGTCACGATATTATGCGTATCAACAACACCGAGATATCGAGCCGTGCTTATGTTGGCCGCTTTAACTTCCGTGGTGGCGACCAGCAAAAAATCATCGGCACCTTATCGGGTGGTGAGCGCAACCGAGTACATTTAGCCAAATTATTGCAAGCTGGTGGCAACGTATTGCTACTCGATGAACCCACCAACGATTTAGACATCGAAACATTGCGAGCTCTCGAAGAAGCCTTATTAGAGTTTCCTGGGTGTGCAATGGTTATTTCTCATGACCGTTGGTTCCTCGACCGCATTGCAACTCATATTTTGGATTATCGAGACGAAGGCAAAGTGAACTTCTATGAAGGCAACTATACTGAGTATTCAACTTGGTTAAAGAATACCTTAGGAACTGATGTCGTTGAACCTCATCGACTAAAATACAAGCGCTTAAACAAGTAA
- a CDS encoding efflux RND transporter periplasmic adaptor subunit, which translates to MGYVGFVHTVNAAPKAMHAEKVVPVITAIVEQHELSQSITLIGKLVATHSVMIAPQVAGKIDNIEVTSNQYVKQGQALLTLDNRKAKASVTEAQAYYQDEVRKLNEFNKLIHVNAITQTEIEAQKSTVDIAFARLESAKTDLDYHTLTAPFSGNTGLVNFSRGKMVTINESLLSLDDLSVLQLDLQVPEHYLSQLSTGMSVKATSRAWNKTTFTGKIIAIDPRVNSATLNLNIRSQFDNQKGQLKPGMMMSATLVFPSVSSPIVPVQALEYSGTKRYVYVIDKHNIATRTQVMLGARIKDQVLLESGINIGDHIVVQGLVNMRDGVKVKELATQSETPPVQQEHK; encoded by the coding sequence ATGGGATATGTTGGATTTGTTCACACAGTTAACGCCGCGCCCAAGGCTATGCACGCAGAAAAAGTTGTGCCTGTTATCACAGCCATCGTTGAACAACATGAGCTTTCACAATCAATTACCTTAATAGGAAAGCTTGTCGCGACTCACTCAGTAATGATAGCCCCGCAAGTTGCAGGCAAAATAGATAATATAGAAGTCACATCCAATCAATACGTCAAGCAAGGGCAAGCATTACTGACGCTTGATAACCGTAAAGCTAAAGCCAGCGTAACCGAAGCCCAAGCTTATTATCAAGATGAAGTTCGCAAGCTTAACGAATTTAACAAGTTAATCCATGTTAACGCCATTACCCAAACTGAAATAGAAGCGCAAAAATCGACTGTTGATATCGCTTTTGCCCGACTAGAATCAGCCAAAACTGACCTTGACTACCATACATTAACCGCGCCCTTTTCAGGTAATACCGGCCTAGTCAATTTCAGTCGCGGAAAAATGGTTACCATTAATGAGTCTCTATTATCACTTGATGACTTGTCTGTGCTTCAGTTGGACTTACAAGTGCCAGAGCATTATTTATCACAACTCAGCACGGGAATGTCAGTCAAGGCGACCAGTAGAGCTTGGAATAAAACCACCTTCACAGGCAAAATTATCGCCATTGACCCTCGCGTCAATTCAGCCACACTCAACCTCAACATTCGCAGTCAGTTTGATAACCAAAAGGGTCAATTAAAGCCCGGTATGATGATGTCAGCTACGCTAGTATTTCCAAGTGTGTCATCACCAATAGTGCCAGTACAAGCTCTTGAATATTCAGGTACTAAACGGTATGTCTACGTGATCGATAAGCATAATATCGCTACTCGTACCCAAGTGATGTTAGGCGCAAGAATTAAAGACCAAGTCTTACTGGAATCTGGTATCAACATTGGTGATCACATCGTAGTTCAAGGCTTGGTCAACATGCGTGATGGTGTCAAAGTGAAAGAGTTAGCGACTCAATCGGAAACGCCTCCGGTGCAACAGGAGCATAAATAA